A DNA window from Streptococcus parapneumoniae contains the following coding sequences:
- the erm(B) gene encoding 23S rRNA (adenine(2058)-N(6))-methyltransferase Erm(B): protein MNKNIKYSQNFLTSEKVLNQIIKQLNLKETDTVYEIGTGKGHLTTKLAKISKQVTSIELDSHLFNLSSEKLKLNIRVTLIHQDILQFQFPNKQRYKIVGNIPYHLSTQIIKKVVFESHASDIYLIVEEGFYKRTLDIHRTLGLLLHTQVSIQQLLKLPAECFHPKPKVNSVLIKLTRHTTDVPDKYWKLYTYFVSKWVNREYRQLFTKNQFHQAMKHAKVNNLSTVTYEQVLSIFNSYLLFNGRK from the coding sequence ATGAACAAAAATATAAAATATTCTCAAAACTTTTTAACGAGTGAAAAAGTACTCAACCAAATAATAAAACAATTGAATTTAAAAGAAACCGATACCGTTTACGAAATTGGAACAGGTAAAGGGCATTTAACGACGAAACTGGCTAAAATAAGTAAACAGGTAACGTCTATTGAATTAGACAGTCATCTATTCAACTTATCGTCAGAAAAATTAAAACTGAACATTCGTGTCACTTTAATTCACCAAGATATTCTACAGTTTCAATTCCCTAACAAACAGAGGTATAAAATTGTTGGGAATATTCCTTACCATTTAAGCACACAAATTATTAAAAAAGTGGTTTTTGAAAGCCATGCGTCTGACATCTATCTGATTGTTGAAGAAGGATTCTACAAGCGTACCTTGGATATTCACCGAACACTAGGGTTGCTCTTGCACACTCAAGTCTCGATTCAGCAATTGCTTAAGCTGCCAGCGGAATGCTTTCATCCTAAACCAAAAGTAAACAGTGTCTTAATAAAACTTACCCGCCATACCACAGATGTTCCAGATAAATATTGGAAGCTATATACGTACTTTGTTTCAAAATGGGTCAATCGAGAATATCGTCAACTGTTTACTAAAAATCAGTTTCATCAAGCAATGAAACACGCCAAAGTAAACAATTTAAGTACCGTTACTTATGAGCAAGTATTGTCTATTTTTAATAGTTATCTATTATTTAACGGGAGGAAATAA
- a CDS encoding recombinase family protein yields the protein MIFGYARVSTDDQNLSLQIDALTHYGIDKLFQEKVTGAKKDRPQLEEMINLLREGDSVVIYKLDRISRSTKHLIELSELFEELSVNFISIQDNVDTSTSMGRFFFRVMASLAELERDIIIERTNSGLKAARVRGKKGGRPSKGKLSIDLALKMYDSKEYSIRQILDASKLSKTTFYRYLNKRNA from the coding sequence ATGATTTTTGGCTATGCTCGAGTGAGTACGGATGATCAAAATCTTAGTTTACAAATTGATGCACTTACTCATTATGGAATTGATAAATTATTTCAAGAAAAAGTAACTGGTGCGAAAAAAGACCGACCGCAATTAGAAGAAATGATCAACCTACTACGTGAAGGAGATTCTGTTGTCATTTACAAGTTAGATCGAATTTCACGATCAACTAAACATTTGATTGAACTTTCTGAATTATTTGAAGAACTTAGTGTCAATTTTATATCTATTCAAGATAACGTAGATACTTCAACGTCTATGGGAAGATTCTTTTTCCGAGTTATGGCTAGTTTAGCAGAACTGGAACGGGATATTATTATTGAACGAACTAACTCTGGTCTTAAGGCAGCCAGAGTCCGAGGAAAAAAAGGGGGCCGTCCAAGTAAAGGTAAGCTATCAATTGATTTAGCTTTAAAAATGTATGACAGCAAAGAGTATTCTATTCGTCAAATTCTTGATGCCTCTAAATTAAGCAAAACAACCTTTTACCGTTACCTCAATAAAAGGAATGCTTAA
- a CDS encoding 23S rRNA methyltransferase attenuation leader peptide yields the protein MLVFQMRNVDKTSTVLKQTKNSDYADK from the coding sequence ATGTTGGTATTCCAAATGCGTAATGTAGATAAAACATCTACTGTTTTGAAACAGACTAAAAACAGTGATTACGCAGATAAATAA